The Parabacteroides sp. AD58 genome includes a window with the following:
- a CDS encoding glycoside hydrolase family 3 N-terminal domain-containing protein has translation MKRIIVLILVWLSISYSMVGQQPTMLTKVDQQKMTAWTDSVFNSLSMDERIGQLFMVIADVKTTNQNMQRLLRYVNELKIGGVLFHKGSPEEQAKLTNRMQAASKVPLLVSLDGEWGLSMRLSGTTRFPKNMMLGAIEDNLLIRKYGEEVARQCKVMGIHINFAPDLDVNSNVDNPVIGIRSFGEDPAAVAEKGIAYASGLEEGGIMAVAKHFPGHGDTSDDSHETLPVIYHSRSRLDSIELLPFRQYIQKGFAGVMTAHLYIPSLDKRKNRPSSLSDKVVTDLLQGELGFQGLCFTDALAMKGAGNDKSDNPCVQALLAGNDILLAPYAPISDYKAVKEAIESGVIPMKLVEDKCKKILQYKYVAGLNHYKPISLPGLSDRLNTAHAAWLAAELNAEAITLLKNEDDVLPLKKLNQTKIAVLSIGSGVTSDFEETVSKYAKADFFTITRSSSASKIQQIYRKLNKYDLIICAVHTVRIPESQALQTLARQKKLVYAFFTIPYFCKSYKKSIESAKAVVMGYEGTPLAQQYAAQVIFGGIGAKGKLPVSIPDLYYAGTGIFTEKVRLGYHEPEAVGLDAERLAEITSIAEEGLKAKAYPGCQLLVAKDGWVVYNRAFGSYEYNREQPVTTESVYDLASASKASGTLLAVMKAYDEKKFKLTDKISAYIPELKDSNKSNITIRELLFHQSGLVPSINFYTKAMEKGSFKPDLVATKPAPEYTWKVADGIYLKPSFQDTIIQMIKRSKLGPKRYRYSCINFILLKMMTEKQLLRPMDDLLESALLGPLGAWHTTYNPLEKMDSLEIVPTEYDKVVRHQLIRGYVHDEAAAFQGGVSGNAGLFSNANDLAKILQLYLNDGTYGGEQLLSPETVRLFTQTKSPTCRRGLGFDKPATGGKASPCGTLAPPSVYGHTGFTGTCFWVDPDHQLIYVFLSNRVYPDRSNNKLSSLNIRTRIQDTIYKAIERKEP, from the coding sequence ATGAAACGGATTATAGTATTGATATTGGTTTGGCTTAGTATATCCTATTCGATGGTTGGTCAGCAGCCAACAATGCTGACGAAAGTAGATCAGCAAAAGATGACGGCTTGGACGGACTCTGTTTTTAATTCCTTAAGTATGGATGAACGGATTGGCCAGTTGTTTATGGTGATTGCTGATGTGAAGACAACTAATCAAAATATGCAACGTCTGTTGCGTTATGTGAATGAACTGAAGATTGGAGGTGTTTTATTCCATAAAGGCAGTCCTGAGGAACAGGCAAAACTGACTAATCGGATGCAGGCTGCCTCTAAAGTTCCTTTGTTGGTTTCTTTGGATGGAGAATGGGGATTGTCAATGCGTTTGAGTGGTACCACCCGTTTTCCCAAGAATATGATGTTGGGGGCGATAGAAGATAATCTGTTGATCCGCAAATACGGTGAAGAAGTTGCCCGTCAGTGTAAGGTAATGGGAATACATATCAATTTTGCTCCCGATTTGGATGTAAACAGTAATGTAGATAATCCGGTGATTGGCATCCGTTCGTTTGGTGAAGATCCGGCGGCTGTGGCGGAGAAAGGAATTGCCTATGCAAGCGGATTAGAGGAAGGCGGTATTATGGCAGTTGCTAAGCATTTTCCGGGCCACGGTGATACTTCTGATGATTCACATGAAACACTTCCAGTAATATATCATAGTCGCTCTCGCTTGGATTCCATTGAATTATTGCCTTTCAGGCAGTATATACAGAAAGGCTTTGCCGGAGTGATGACGGCTCATCTTTATATTCCATCCTTAGATAAGCGAAAGAACCGTCCTTCTTCTTTGTCTGATAAAGTTGTAACGGATTTGCTGCAAGGTGAACTCGGCTTTCAGGGCTTGTGCTTTACTGATGCTTTGGCCATGAAAGGTGCAGGAAATGACAAATCGGATAATCCTTGTGTTCAAGCCTTATTGGCCGGAAATGATATCCTTCTGGCACCTTATGCTCCGATTTCTGATTATAAGGCAGTCAAGGAAGCTATTGAGAGTGGAGTTATCCCTATGAAACTGGTTGAAGATAAGTGTAAGAAGATTTTGCAATACAAATATGTTGCCGGTTTGAATCATTATAAGCCCATCTCGCTACCTGGACTTTCCGACAGGTTGAATACGGCTCATGCCGCCTGGTTGGCTGCGGAACTGAATGCTGAAGCGATCACTTTGTTGAAAAACGAAGACGACGTACTTCCTTTAAAGAAACTCAATCAGACGAAGATAGCTGTTCTTTCTATAGGTAGTGGTGTTACTTCCGATTTTGAGGAAACTGTCTCTAAATATGCGAAGGCTGATTTCTTTACCATTACGCGGAGTAGCAGTGCGTCTAAAATCCAACAGATTTATAGAAAGCTGAACAAATATGATTTGATCATTTGTGCCGTTCATACAGTCCGAATTCCAGAAAGCCAGGCATTGCAAACGCTGGCCCGGCAGAAAAAACTGGTGTATGCCTTTTTTACCATTCCTTATTTCTGCAAGTCGTATAAGAAATCTATTGAAAGTGCGAAAGCGGTTGTGATGGGATATGAAGGAACGCCCTTGGCTCAGCAGTATGCGGCGCAGGTCATTTTTGGAGGCATTGGTGCAAAAGGGAAACTACCGGTTTCTATTCCGGATTTATATTATGCGGGTACGGGAATCTTTACAGAGAAAGTCCGCTTGGGCTACCATGAGCCAGAAGCTGTCGGACTGGACGCCGAACGCCTCGCTGAGATTACTTCCATAGCTGAAGAAGGTTTGAAGGCAAAGGCCTATCCGGGTTGTCAGTTGTTAGTTGCTAAAGATGGCTGGGTTGTGTATAATCGGGCCTTTGGTTCTTATGAATATAACCGGGAACAACCTGTTACGACCGAGTCTGTCTATGATCTGGCTTCCGCATCAAAAGCTTCTGGGACTTTATTGGCCGTGATGAAAGCCTATGATGAGAAAAAGTTTAAACTGACGGATAAAATATCAGCATATATTCCCGAATTGAAAGATTCCAATAAAAGCAACATTACCATACGCGAATTATTGTTCCATCAGTCGGGCTTGGTTCCCAGTATTAATTTTTATACGAAGGCTATGGAAAAGGGCTCATTTAAGCCCGATTTGGTGGCTACAAAACCCGCTCCTGAATATACGTGGAAAGTAGCAGACGGGATTTATCTGAAGCCATCCTTTCAGGATACCATCATTCAGATGATTAAGCGTTCTAAATTGGGACCTAAACGGTATCGATACAGTTGCATCAATTTTATCCTGCTCAAGATGATGACAGAGAAACAACTGCTTCGTCCGATGGATGATTTGTTGGAATCGGCTTTATTAGGACCGTTGGGTGCCTGGCATACGACATATAATCCGTTGGAAAAGATGGATTCACTGGAGATTGTTCCGACAGAATATGACAAAGTCGTCAGGCATCAGCTGATTCGCGGTTATGTACATGATGAAGCCGCGGCTTTTCAGGGAGGAGTATCGGGAAATGCCGGCCTGTTTTCGAATGCGAATGACCTGGCTAAGATCTTGCAGCTCTATCTGAATGATGGTACTTATGGCGGGGAACAATTATTAAGTCCGGAAACCGTCCGTTTGTTTACCCAGACGAAAAGTCCGACTTGTCGCCGTGGGTTAGGTTTTGACAAGCCGGCAACGGGAGGAAAAGCTTCTCCTTGTGGTACATTGGCTCCGCCTTCTGTTTATGGGCATACCGGTTTTACCGGAACCTGTTTTTGGGTAGATCCGGATCATCAGCTGATTTATGTCTTTCTGAGCAATCGGGTATATCCGGACAGAAGTAATAATAAACTTTCATCTTTAAATATCCGGACACGAATTCAAGACACAATTTATAAGGCAATCGAGAGGAAAGAACCGTAA
- a CDS encoding aminotransferase class I/II-fold pyridoxal phosphate-dependent enzyme produces MLFGHGDDYYRSAGERLINYSSNVWYGAEIEPLKAYLAANIDRITRYPEPDAGSLKRMLAEAHQLAPDRLLVTNGSITAFYLIAQAWQKSRSLIVVPSFAEYEDACRLYQHTLTFFPNQQDLSCMDLSQQDFCWICNPNNPDGRLITRERLLDLIERNPQTTFVIDQVYADFYPGYLLDLKEVETHPNLIIVQSISKLHKIPGMRIGYLVASPEMIRQIAAYLIPWSVNALAIEVGKYILQHPEQFVLPLEQWLNETHRLQEQIRSLGIESYPSAVTFFLNRLPEGRKASQLKDYLLKEKRILIRDASNFRTLDERYFRLSTQRPEENEVLLEAIRNWTK; encoded by the coding sequence ATGTTGTTTGGACATGGTGATGATTACTATCGTTCGGCCGGTGAGCGGCTGATCAATTACAGTTCGAATGTTTGGTATGGAGCCGAAATAGAACCTCTTAAAGCATATTTAGCGGCAAACATTGACCGAATTACCCGTTATCCGGAACCTGATGCCGGTTCGTTGAAGCGTATGCTTGCAGAAGCTCATCAGCTGGCCCCGGATCGTTTACTGGTAACAAATGGTTCGATTACGGCTTTTTATCTGATAGCCCAAGCCTGGCAGAAGTCGCGTTCGCTGATTGTGGTTCCGTCGTTTGCCGAGTATGAAGATGCTTGCCGGTTGTATCAGCATACACTTACGTTTTTTCCGAATCAGCAGGATCTTTCGTGTATGGATTTGAGTCAGCAGGACTTTTGCTGGATATGTAATCCGAATAATCCGGACGGTCGGTTGATTACCAGAGAGAGACTGTTGGATTTGATAGAGCGGAACCCACAGACTACATTTGTGATTGATCAGGTTTACGCGGATTTTTATCCTGGGTATTTGCTGGATTTAAAAGAGGTGGAAACTCATCCGAATCTGATCATCGTGCAGTCCATCTCCAAGCTTCATAAAATTCCGGGTATGCGGATCGGATATCTGGTGGCTTCTCCCGAAATGATTCGACAGATTGCCGCCTATCTGATTCCTTGGTCGGTGAATGCCTTGGCGATTGAAGTAGGAAAGTACATATTGCAGCATCCCGAACAATTTGTGTTGCCCTTGGAACAATGGCTGAATGAGACGCATCGGCTGCAGGAGCAGATTCGGTCGTTGGGAATTGAATCTTATCCATCTGCAGTTACTTTTTTCCTGAATAGACTGCCTGAAGGACGGAAAGCGTCTCAGCTGAAAGACTATCTATTAAAGGAAAAGCGGATTCTGATTCGTGATGCCTCCAATTTCCGGACACTGGATGAACGTTATTTCCGGTTGTCAACCCAGCGGCCTGAAGAAAATGAAGTTTTGCTGGAGGCTATACGGAATTGGACCAAATAA